The SAR324 cluster bacterium genome has a window encoding:
- the hisD gene encoding histidinol dehydrogenase: MIQYLKEGRSAADAKADQSKVRQTVEKILAEIELRGDAAVQELAQKFDKWERPNFRLSPDEIDAAVREVPESTLDDIRFAQTQIRNFAQTQRSALQDVEVETLPGIVLGHKNIPVNSVGCYVPGGKYPMVASAHMSVVTAKVAGVPRIIACAPPFEGRPHPAIIAAMHLGGANEIYCLGGVQAVGSMALGTESIQAVDMLVGPGNAFVAEAKRQLYGRVGIDLFAGPTETLIIADESCDGELCAADLLGQAEHGLNSPAILLTNSEKLARETMEEVERQLKILPTGEIADQAWRDFGQVIVCESYDEMVTKADEIASEHVQVMTKDPNFFLERMTNYGALFLGKETNVAYGDKVIGTNHTLPTNKAARYTGGLWVGKFLKTCTYQWVKTPEASTLIGEYCSRLCALENFAGHKEQADIRVRRYKQ, translated from the coding sequence ATGATTCAGTACCTGAAAGAGGGGAGAAGTGCAGCAGATGCGAAAGCTGATCAATCAAAAGTTCGCCAGACTGTGGAGAAAATCCTTGCAGAGATAGAGTTGCGTGGGGACGCTGCGGTTCAAGAACTGGCTCAGAAATTTGATAAATGGGAGCGACCCAACTTCCGCTTGAGTCCAGACGAAATTGATGCGGCCGTGAGGGAAGTCCCAGAATCAACCTTAGATGATATTCGCTTTGCCCAGACACAGATTCGTAATTTTGCCCAGACACAGCGTTCAGCTTTACAAGATGTAGAAGTAGAAACGCTCCCAGGCATTGTTCTTGGCCATAAAAACATCCCAGTGAACAGTGTTGGCTGTTATGTGCCAGGTGGAAAATACCCAATGGTGGCCTCGGCACATATGAGCGTAGTTACTGCAAAAGTTGCTGGAGTTCCAAGAATTATTGCTTGTGCACCACCTTTTGAGGGTCGACCACATCCAGCAATCATTGCTGCAATGCACCTAGGTGGAGCTAATGAAATTTATTGTCTTGGAGGGGTACAGGCTGTTGGATCCATGGCTTTGGGAACAGAATCCATTCAAGCTGTCGATATGTTAGTAGGGCCTGGAAATGCCTTTGTGGCAGAAGCGAAGAGGCAACTTTATGGTAGAGTCGGTATCGATCTTTTCGCTGGTCCCACAGAAACCCTGATCATTGCAGATGAAAGTTGTGATGGAGAGCTTTGTGCTGCGGACCTGCTTGGACAAGCGGAGCACGGTCTGAATTCTCCAGCGATCTTGCTTACAAATTCTGAGAAACTAGCCAGAGAGACCATGGAAGAAGTTGAACGACAACTAAAGATTCTTCCAACTGGTGAAATTGCCGATCAAGCTTGGCGGGATTTTGGACAAGTCATTGTCTGTGAGAGTTACGATGAAATGGTCACCAAAGCCGATGAAATTGCATCCGAACACGTGCAAGTGATGACGAAGGATCCAAATTTTTTCTTGGAAAGAATGACCAACTATGGAGCTCTTTTCCTCGGAAAAGAAACCAATGTCGCCTATGGAGATAAAGTCATCGGAACCAACCACACGCTCCCAACAAACAAGGCAGCACGTTACACTGGAGGTTTGTGGGTTGGTAAATTCCTCAAGACCTGTACCTACCAGTGGGTGAAGACTCCGGAAGCAAGCACTCTGATTGGCGAATACTGCTCAAGGCTTTGTGCCTTAGAAAACTTTGCAGGCCATAAGGAACAAGCAGATATTCGAGTTCGGCGCTACAAGCAGTGA
- a CDS encoding LacI family DNA-binding transcriptional regulator encodes MAERKVNATSTQVAKLAGVSQSAVSRAFTPGASIAESTRRKVLQAARKLGYQPNAIARSLSTKRSKMIGIVIANVTTNPFYPEVLDALSRQFQQRGQRVMLFVVTRDQNLDDILPQLLEYRVDGILLTAATLSSAMAHECARMGVPVTLFNRSVPDAHASSFCCDNIEGGRMAARLFMKSGHHQFAFVAGSHDTSTSLERERGFREELKQHGLEPFIEMGKFSYQGAFEAARRLMQLPKSPDAVFCANDIMAIGVLDALRHAEQKKVPEDVSVIGFDDIPMAAWPSYNLTTIRQPIERMIDSAVNDLLDRINHDTMYPKQELVPGDLVVRSSAKLPSGLSSGWVISTSGNRSENRNV; translated from the coding sequence GTGGCTGAACGAAAAGTGAACGCGACCTCCACACAAGTTGCAAAATTAGCTGGAGTCTCTCAGTCTGCTGTTTCAAGAGCATTCACTCCTGGTGCAAGCATCGCCGAGAGTACCAGAAGAAAAGTCCTTCAGGCTGCCAGAAAACTCGGCTATCAACCAAATGCGATCGCACGAAGTCTGAGTACTAAGCGTTCCAAGATGATTGGGATCGTAATCGCCAATGTGACTACTAATCCCTTCTATCCTGAAGTGTTGGATGCCCTTAGTCGCCAATTCCAACAAAGAGGGCAACGAGTCATGCTCTTTGTCGTCACACGTGACCAAAACTTGGACGATATCCTTCCCCAGCTTCTTGAATATCGTGTTGATGGAATTCTACTCACCGCGGCAACCCTCAGCTCCGCCATGGCTCATGAATGCGCACGCATGGGTGTTCCAGTAACGTTGTTCAATCGCTCTGTTCCCGATGCCCATGCAAGCTCTTTTTGCTGTGACAATATTGAAGGGGGCCGAATGGCTGCAAGGCTTTTCATGAAATCTGGACATCATCAATTCGCCTTTGTAGCTGGAAGTCATGACACATCCACAAGTCTAGAGCGGGAGAGAGGATTCAGAGAAGAATTAAAACAACATGGCTTGGAACCTTTTATCGAGATGGGAAAATTCAGCTATCAAGGAGCATTTGAGGCAGCTAGAAGACTAATGCAACTCCCAAAATCACCAGACGCAGTTTTTTGCGCTAATGACATCATGGCAATCGGTGTTTTGGATGCACTTCGCCATGCTGAGCAGAAAAAAGTGCCTGAAGATGTATCCGTAATTGGTTTTGATGATATTCCTATGGCCGCCTGGCCCAGTTACAATCTAACTACGATCAGGCAACCCATTGAAAGAATGATCGATTCTGCAGTGAATGACCTTCTTGATCGGATCAACCATGACACCATGTACCCGAAGCAAGAGTTAGTTCCTGGAGATTTAGTTGTTCGTTCTTCAGCAAAATTACCCTCTGGGCTTTCATCAGGTTGGGTAATTTCAACCTCTGGAAACAGGTCCGAAAACAGAAATGTCTGA
- a CDS encoding amidohydrolase family protein, giving the protein MKLIDAHHHLWEPQTLPYTWLRQIGKPKPFGDPTAIQRNYLPKDYLQDFTEAKDFELVGTVHVQADSALPEPVTETNWLDQLNSSIPSGIVGFADLSKDNLREILGQHCNSRKFRGVRQITGRLDNRTDLSFTSEDLLKKASWRKGFSLLKEFDLSFDLQLYPEQMREAAEFLREHPQTPVVIDHAGSPYDQTEAGLKEWATGIKMLSQLDNTHVKISGFGMYNRDWNYQNTERIFQKLYETFGAKRMMWGSNFPVDRLMQSYGHCTSQLQQWLRDLEIEEQEDICWRTAAGFYRLEIGTANG; this is encoded by the coding sequence ATGAAACTCATTGACGCCCATCATCATCTTTGGGAACCACAAACGTTGCCCTATACCTGGCTTCGTCAAATCGGGAAACCAAAGCCTTTTGGGGACCCAACAGCGATTCAAAGAAATTATCTTCCGAAAGATTACCTTCAGGATTTCACAGAGGCAAAAGACTTTGAGTTGGTTGGGACTGTTCATGTTCAAGCAGATAGCGCCCTACCAGAACCTGTGACAGAGACGAATTGGCTGGATCAACTGAATTCGTCTATTCCCTCGGGAATAGTAGGTTTTGCAGACCTTTCCAAAGACAATTTACGTGAAATCCTTGGGCAACATTGTAATTCAAGAAAATTTCGCGGTGTTCGGCAGATTACTGGGAGGCTTGATAACCGAACTGATCTTTCCTTCACTTCAGAGGATCTCCTCAAAAAAGCCTCCTGGAGAAAAGGATTCAGTTTATTGAAAGAATTCGATCTCAGCTTTGATTTACAACTTTATCCTGAACAAATGCGAGAGGCCGCTGAATTTCTTCGGGAACACCCCCAAACACCAGTGGTCATTGATCATGCTGGTTCCCCATATGATCAGACTGAAGCTGGCCTTAAAGAGTGGGCAACTGGTATCAAAATGCTTTCCCAACTCGACAATACACATGTCAAGATTTCAGGCTTTGGAATGTATAATCGGGATTGGAACTATCAAAATACTGAAAGAATTTTCCAAAAGCTTTATGAGACTTTTGGGGCAAAACGGATGATGTGGGGCAGCAATTTTCCTGTAGATCGCTTGATGCAGAGCTACGGTCACTGTACCTCTCAACTCCAACAATGGCTTAGAGATTTGGAGATAGAAGAACAGGAAGATATCTGTTGGAGAACAGCAGCAGGGTTCTATCGATTAGAGATCGGTACTGCCAATGGCTAA
- the ugpC gene encoding sn-glycerol-3-phosphate ABC transporter ATP-binding protein UgpC yields MANLELKNIWKRWGDFVAVKNFQLEIADREFLVLLGPSGCGKTTTMRMIAGLEDPTQGEIYIGGRMVNDLEPKDRDVSMVFQNYGLYPNLNVYDNICFPLKVRKVHTAEQDQRVRKAAGMVELLDLLDRRPAELSGGQRQRVALARAIVREPNVFLMDEPLSNLDAKLRISTRAQIKNLQYELQVTTVYVTHDQTEAMTLADRVVVMNHGEIQQVGSPLEIYDRPQNTFVAGFIGSPPMNLIEGKIEEGLFVCSKNSGFKLSGPEGSITLGFRAEDAEIVSEGGQLKGLVYAMELLGDATLITLRIGGSLVCVKMPKDFRATMAQELAVFLKPAACHLFETDSGRRLEHS; encoded by the coding sequence ATGGCTAACTTGGAATTGAAAAACATATGGAAACGTTGGGGAGATTTTGTAGCTGTCAAAAACTTTCAATTAGAAATCGCTGATAGAGAATTCCTTGTTCTACTAGGGCCCTCTGGTTGTGGGAAAACGACAACCATGAGAATGATCGCTGGTCTCGAAGATCCTACACAAGGGGAAATCTATATCGGTGGCCGAATGGTCAATGACCTGGAACCCAAAGATCGTGATGTTTCCATGGTCTTTCAGAACTACGGCTTGTATCCAAACCTGAATGTATACGATAACATCTGCTTTCCTCTCAAGGTAAGGAAGGTTCACACCGCAGAGCAGGATCAACGTGTCCGTAAAGCGGCCGGAATGGTCGAATTACTCGATTTACTGGATCGGCGGCCAGCAGAACTATCCGGTGGTCAACGACAACGAGTGGCTCTGGCTCGCGCAATAGTTCGTGAACCCAACGTTTTTCTGATGGACGAACCTCTCTCTAACCTCGATGCTAAACTGAGAATTTCCACAAGAGCTCAGATTAAGAATCTTCAATATGAATTACAGGTCACTACGGTTTATGTAACTCATGACCAAACAGAAGCGATGACCTTGGCTGATCGAGTTGTTGTGATGAACCATGGAGAAATTCAGCAGGTAGGCTCCCCGCTGGAAATCTATGACCGACCCCAAAATACCTTTGTTGCAGGATTTATTGGAAGCCCACCGATGAATCTGATTGAGGGGAAAATCGAAGAGGGTTTGTTTGTTTGCTCAAAGAATTCAGGTTTCAAATTATCGGGTCCAGAAGGCTCGATAACACTTGGTTTTCGTGCAGAGGATGCCGAAATCGTATCGGAAGGTGGTCAATTGAAGGGACTCGTCTACGCAATGGAATTGCTGGGCGATGCAACGCTGATTACCTTGCGAATCGGTGGCAGCTTGGTGTGTGTCAAGATGCCGAAAGATTTTCGAGCCACGATGGCACAGGAACTGGCTGTCTTTTTAAAACCAGCTGCCTGCCATCTTTTTGAAACGGATTCAGGACGCCGTCTGGAACATTCCTGA
- a CDS encoding extracellular solute-binding protein, which translates to MMKKFLTIAVTLTAFVAAPMLGFAACDFKPSSKVSLLANSFAAWKAVSDAMSECGNFEAELDAEFRKKQPDAFAANPSLYQLGGVSNGTIQPLLSAGTIRPLDDLVAKYGKDLQPNQLIRINGQIMAIAMMVNNQHLMYREDIFKSLGLAVPTTYYELLTAADKVAASGQVQYALGGTYKAGWNLAEEFVNMYMGMGGDFFEGSKPSVNNAMGIRTLEMMRNLTHYMDPEYLVADSTYVQQQFQQGKIAMAVLWATRAAAMNDAKESQVVGKVKMAAAPSPVSGALPASTLWWDGVVLAKNMTDQQADEAFQLLMEGIDREMVTNNNDAAVWLINGYTPGPMAMGAAETAENGALPYPNGVEMGLMHTALGNNVADFLTGKETAEQTLMDIEAEYTTAAKEKGLL; encoded by the coding sequence ATGATGAAAAAATTCCTGACGATCGCAGTCACACTGACAGCCTTCGTAGCTGCTCCAATGCTTGGTTTTGCTGCCTGTGATTTTAAGCCTTCGAGTAAGGTCAGTCTTCTTGCCAACAGTTTTGCTGCCTGGAAGGCAGTCTCTGATGCAATGAGCGAATGTGGAAATTTCGAAGCAGAATTAGATGCAGAGTTTCGCAAAAAACAGCCTGACGCATTTGCAGCCAATCCATCACTTTACCAACTTGGTGGGGTTTCCAATGGAACGATTCAACCTCTACTGTCTGCTGGCACCATTCGCCCACTGGATGATCTTGTTGCCAAGTATGGTAAAGATCTCCAACCCAATCAGCTGATTCGCATCAATGGACAAATCATGGCGATCGCTATGATGGTGAATAATCAGCACCTGATGTACCGGGAGGATATCTTCAAATCTTTGGGGTTGGCGGTTCCAACTACTTACTATGAGTTGCTCACAGCAGCGGACAAAGTAGCAGCTTCAGGACAAGTTCAATATGCTTTGGGTGGAACCTACAAAGCCGGATGGAACTTAGCTGAAGAGTTCGTGAATATGTACATGGGTATGGGAGGTGATTTTTTTGAAGGATCCAAACCCTCTGTTAACAATGCCATGGGTATCCGAACGCTTGAAATGATGCGTAATCTAACCCACTACATGGATCCAGAATATTTGGTTGCCGATTCGACCTATGTTCAGCAGCAGTTTCAACAAGGCAAAATTGCAATGGCTGTTTTATGGGCTACGAGAGCCGCAGCAATGAATGATGCCAAGGAAAGCCAGGTTGTCGGCAAAGTAAAAATGGCTGCTGCACCATCTCCAGTATCTGGTGCATTGCCTGCCTCGACCCTTTGGTGGGATGGTGTTGTACTTGCGAAAAACATGACAGACCAACAAGCAGATGAAGCCTTTCAGCTGTTGATGGAGGGAATCGATCGCGAAATGGTCACAAATAACAACGATGCTGCTGTCTGGTTGATCAATGGCTATACACCTGGACCAATGGCAATGGGAGCCGCTGAAACAGCTGAAAACGGTGCCTTACCTTACCCAAATGGAGTTGAAATGGGTTTGATGCACACTGCTCTTGGAAATAACGTTGCAGATTTCCTCACGGGCAAAGAGACAGCAGAGCAAACGCTGATGGACATCGAAGCGGAATATACAACCGCGGCCAAAGAAAAGGGATTGCTCTAA
- a CDS encoding sugar ABC transporter permease, whose amino-acid sequence MKNRTFLAFVGPSLFLMLLFIAGPLLSVVWQSVHVTRAVYEEVETEVCTPGFLTQKCTMEIRTQPQLDENGQQITETIFVGFESYKNLLQPEVALESFKQGSWAKLSNIDFYKALRFTLTFTLITLPLVLGMGLLVALTVNQALQSLRGPIIFISLLPFVITPVIGALSIRWLFVGDGILTALLEWWLERDIAMFAQGWTIEVLMLSYRVWHVTPFAFIVFYAGLQTVSRDTLESAIVDGATRWQRLKLVILPHLSPLILFVSIIHLMDSYRVFEEVIGFRSQAHVISLQWLTYDFLTLDDTGNRMISRASASSMLTMIGIVFLLIFPLRGSWREHRKRRSG is encoded by the coding sequence ATGAAAAATCGCACATTTTTGGCCTTCGTTGGTCCATCGCTCTTTCTAATGCTCCTGTTCATTGCGGGACCGTTGCTGAGCGTTGTTTGGCAAAGCGTACATGTCACTCGTGCCGTGTATGAGGAGGTAGAGACGGAAGTGTGCACTCCGGGTTTCCTGACACAAAAATGTACGATGGAAATCCGGACTCAACCTCAATTAGATGAAAATGGTCAGCAGATTACCGAAACCATCTTTGTGGGCTTCGAGAGCTACAAAAATTTGCTGCAACCCGAAGTTGCCCTAGAGAGCTTTAAGCAGGGAAGTTGGGCAAAACTATCGAACATTGACTTTTACAAGGCTCTTCGATTCACCCTCACTTTCACTCTGATTACTCTCCCGCTTGTCCTGGGCATGGGGCTTCTCGTCGCCTTAACTGTTAACCAAGCATTACAGTCACTACGTGGCCCCATCATCTTTATATCATTGCTACCATTTGTGATAACACCAGTGATTGGGGCTCTCTCGATCAGATGGCTCTTTGTCGGAGATGGTATTCTTACAGCCCTCCTTGAGTGGTGGCTAGAACGGGATATAGCGATGTTCGCACAAGGCTGGACGATCGAAGTACTCATGTTGAGTTATCGAGTCTGGCACGTTACACCCTTCGCCTTCATTGTCTTTTACGCTGGGCTGCAGACAGTCAGCAGAGACACTCTGGAAAGTGCAATTGTCGATGGGGCAACCCGTTGGCAGAGACTCAAATTAGTAATCTTACCTCATCTCAGCCCACTAATTCTATTTGTCAGCATTATCCACCTAATGGATTCCTACCGGGTTTTCGAGGAAGTAATTGGCTTTAGAAGTCAGGCTCACGTCATTTCTCTACAATGGCTTACATATGACTTCCTAACCCTAGATGACACAGGCAATCGAATGATTAGTCGAGCTTCCGCTTCTTCAATGCTGACCATGATCGGAATCGTATTTTTGTTGATCTTTCCCCTTCGCGGTAGCTGGCGAGAACATCGAAAACGTAGATCAGGATGA
- a CDS encoding carbohydrate ABC transporter permease: protein MSESILLPRSLQLSKSLKLLSNGFLGIWCLIAVFPLLWITLMGLKYPLDAFSANPLVVIFGPGTLAAGASVNLLELLLVILWVAVAFLGIKRWQAKKNLGSKNWLYLGISIGWLFAAVILAELSDAFKELLGVDFFLMTPLLGMTTEHFQSVWIEQEFYRQFLNSLFVTTGVVTISLTVGTLAGYGLARSGSNWAFWILMTALVFRALPHSVLVSGYLPWFINSAEWLRPIFGETAPTLYGQPWAIIVVLASINQPFTIWMLRSFFQNIPRELDEAARIDGCSHGEAFVRVIIPVMWPGVLTAGLFSFLLAYNDYLVAALLLDAQNQTMVPAISGYFNRETTSTDQVEAVAAAVSITAPLFVLVMVFQKQLVAGLTQGAVKG, encoded by the coding sequence ATGTCTGAATCTATCTTGCTACCCAGGAGTCTCCAACTTTCAAAATCACTCAAACTGCTCAGCAATGGGTTTCTTGGCATTTGGTGCTTGATCGCTGTTTTTCCTTTACTTTGGATTACGTTGATGGGCCTGAAGTATCCGCTGGATGCTTTCTCAGCCAATCCACTTGTGGTGATTTTTGGCCCGGGGACACTCGCCGCAGGTGCTTCAGTAAACTTACTTGAACTTTTGTTGGTAATTCTTTGGGTAGCTGTCGCTTTTCTAGGAATTAAACGCTGGCAGGCAAAAAAAAATCTGGGATCCAAAAATTGGCTGTACCTTGGTATCTCAATAGGATGGCTCTTTGCTGCTGTCATCCTTGCTGAGCTTAGTGATGCATTCAAGGAACTGCTCGGAGTAGACTTTTTCTTGATGACTCCACTGTTGGGGATGACCACTGAGCATTTTCAATCAGTTTGGATCGAACAGGAATTCTACAGACAATTTTTGAACTCACTTTTTGTAACGACTGGAGTCGTGACTATTTCTCTGACGGTGGGGACATTGGCGGGCTACGGTTTGGCTCGATCAGGTTCAAATTGGGCATTCTGGATTCTCATGACTGCCTTGGTTTTCCGAGCTCTGCCGCACTCTGTGCTGGTTTCGGGCTACCTTCCATGGTTCATCAATTCAGCCGAATGGCTAAGGCCTATTTTTGGGGAAACCGCACCGACCTTATACGGCCAACCTTGGGCAATCATTGTGGTACTCGCATCAATCAACCAGCCTTTCACGATCTGGATGCTCCGCTCATTCTTTCAGAATATCCCCCGAGAATTGGATGAGGCCGCCAGAATTGATGGTTGTTCGCATGGAGAAGCATTTGTACGAGTGATTATTCCAGTCATGTGGCCTGGAGTTCTGACAGCGGGGCTTTTCAGCTTTTTACTGGCTTACAACGACTACTTGGTTGCAGCTCTGTTGCTGGATGCCCAAAATCAGACGATGGTTCCCGCGATTTCTGGGTACTTCAATCGTGAAACAACTTCGACAGATCAGGTCGAAGCCGTTGCTGCCGCGGTCTCCATCACGGCTCCACTTTTTGTGCTTGTGATGGTCTTTCAAAAGCAACTTGTTGCTGGTCTGACTCAAGGGGCCGTTAAGGGTTGA
- a CDS encoding ester cyclase, protein MEEQDNKQLIEDMYEAMNKNVLGLMKKYWFEDMVWEGPAGVGTKHGVQEFEEDYRRDFINAFPDKHATDLVRVAEGDWIAGAGHQDTTFANSWLGIPPTGKKIRIRYMDFWRIATDESTGERKLAENLVLIDILGVLEQAGYDVEKVLKFIGSKSPEFFENSAESENE, encoded by the coding sequence GTGGAAGAACAGGACAACAAGCAACTAATCGAAGATATGTACGAAGCCATGAACAAGAATGTACTTGGCCTCATGAAGAAGTATTGGTTTGAAGACATGGTCTGGGAAGGACCCGCGGGAGTGGGTACAAAACACGGAGTGCAAGAATTTGAAGAAGACTACCGTCGAGATTTCATCAATGCCTTTCCGGACAAGCATGCTACAGATTTGGTGCGTGTTGCCGAAGGTGATTGGATAGCTGGAGCAGGTCATCAAGATACTACCTTTGCCAATTCTTGGTTGGGCATTCCCCCGACTGGCAAAAAGATTCGTATCCGTTACATGGATTTTTGGAGGATTGCCACAGATGAGTCTACTGGAGAAAGAAAACTCGCTGAAAATCTCGTGTTGATCGATATTTTAGGGGTCCTCGAACAAGCTGGTTATGATGTTGAAAAAGTCCTTAAATTCATTGGCTCTAAATCCCCTGAGTTTTTTGAGAACTCTGCAGAATCAGAAAATGAATGA
- a CDS encoding ester cyclase yields MSIFEFNSELNQQHKQLVWDYWHHPAWQNPADIEKHLLRYQNQDANWFGFLPLNQLSSPTAQFDEFWLPLYEAFSDLQRQTHIFLGGSSSGKADGSPDNRYWVGGTGLFKGVFEQDWQISHLRIPANQQPIKIRWAEFCRFEEARIAETYLMLDLVDFFEQNGHPILPPCRGVPGIYPVPITQDGVLRDKQEQAVTEASLQLIRDFLFEGLNLYDQHNLKSMGVADFFHQDVKWYGPGGIGGCLSLKAFEDNHQKPWLIAFPDRKVCDLDSLFAEGNYVASSGWKGVKAKHAGPYLGHPASGKDICFNGIDFWRSESGNYVENWVFVDMIHLFGQMGIDLLKRLNFEERH; encoded by the coding sequence ATGAGTATATTTGAATTCAATAGTGAGCTAAATCAGCAACATAAACAGTTAGTTTGGGACTATTGGCACCACCCAGCCTGGCAAAATCCTGCTGACATTGAGAAGCATCTACTGCGATACCAGAATCAGGATGCCAATTGGTTTGGTTTTTTGCCACTTAACCAATTGTCTTCCCCAACTGCGCAGTTTGATGAATTTTGGCTTCCGCTCTATGAGGCATTCTCGGATCTTCAGCGGCAGACCCATATCTTTCTTGGGGGGAGTTCCAGTGGCAAAGCTGATGGCAGCCCAGATAATCGTTACTGGGTTGGAGGAACTGGGCTTTTCAAGGGTGTGTTTGAACAAGATTGGCAAATCAGCCACTTAAGAATTCCTGCCAACCAGCAACCCATCAAGATCCGTTGGGCAGAATTCTGTCGATTTGAAGAAGCTAGGATTGCGGAGACTTACCTGATGCTCGATCTCGTTGATTTCTTTGAACAGAACGGGCATCCCATTCTGCCGCCCTGTAGAGGAGTGCCAGGAATTTACCCTGTACCGATTACTCAAGATGGGGTGCTGAGAGACAAGCAGGAACAAGCTGTTACCGAGGCGAGTCTTCAATTGATTCGAGATTTCCTGTTTGAGGGGCTGAACCTTTATGATCAACATAACCTCAAAAGTATGGGGGTTGCGGACTTTTTTCATCAGGATGTCAAATGGTACGGTCCCGGAGGGATTGGTGGTTGCCTCAGTCTGAAAGCTTTTGAGGATAACCATCAAAAACCCTGGTTGATTGCTTTTCCAGACCGCAAAGTTTGTGACTTGGATTCGCTCTTTGCTGAAGGAAACTACGTTGCTAGTTCTGGTTGGAAGGGGGTCAAAGCCAAACATGCTGGGCCATACCTTGGACATCCTGCTAGTGGCAAGGATATCTGCTTCAACGGCATCGATTTCTGGAGAAGTGAATCCGGGAATTACGTAGAAAACTGGGTCTTTGTAGACATGATCCATCTGTTTGGACAGATGGGAATTGATCTATTGAAACGCTTGAATTTTGAGGAAAGGCACTGA
- a CDS encoding ester cyclase codes for MSAPELEFADLTDFILRITERIWEERHVEDIRKYYTADCRVETPAGITSNVEAVIQSTLETLNQFPDRQLLGEDVIWSEDQPGYFYSSHRIFSTMTHLGEGNFGKGNGAKIGVRTIADCAVYKNQIYDEWLVRDHAAILSDIGLPLQEFALSLAEARSESGQKPIHFHSLENRPKADGVNLSDTDAAQHYFRGYRSLFDESAFGWVRESYDRAAQIYAPGGTTLQGWERITDFWLGLRASLGQVKFTADHLIHREDPREPERLALRWSVTGQHEGRGRYGEPRGNPLHFLGISHAELRKGKILREWVLLDELAIWQQIFSKF; via the coding sequence ATGTCAGCACCAGAATTGGAATTTGCTGATCTGACAGATTTCATTCTAAGGATCACAGAGAGAATTTGGGAAGAGAGACACGTCGAAGACATTCGCAAATACTATACTGCAGATTGTCGGGTAGAGACACCAGCAGGGATTACTTCGAATGTGGAAGCAGTCATTCAATCTACCCTAGAAACGTTGAATCAGTTTCCTGACCGTCAACTGCTGGGTGAAGATGTAATCTGGTCCGAAGACCAACCTGGCTATTTCTACTCTTCTCATCGAATCTTCTCCACCATGACTCACCTTGGAGAGGGGAACTTTGGCAAAGGAAACGGAGCAAAAATTGGTGTTAGGACGATTGCTGACTGTGCTGTCTACAAAAATCAAATTTACGATGAATGGCTTGTTAGAGATCATGCAGCAATCCTGAGCGATATAGGTCTGCCACTACAAGAATTTGCACTTTCACTGGCGGAAGCAAGATCTGAATCTGGGCAGAAACCTATTCACTTTCATAGTCTTGAGAATCGACCAAAAGCTGACGGAGTAAACTTGTCAGACACAGATGCTGCTCAGCATTATTTCCGAGGCTACAGAAGTCTGTTTGATGAATCAGCTTTCGGCTGGGTAAGAGAGAGCTATGACAGGGCTGCACAAATTTATGCTCCAGGGGGGACAACTCTTCAGGGCTGGGAAAGGATAACCGATTTCTGGTTGGGACTCAGAGCCAGTTTAGGTCAAGTAAAATTTACAGCTGACCACTTGATTCATCGTGAGGATCCAAGAGAGCCTGAGCGGCTCGCCCTGCGCTGGAGTGTAACTGGACAGCATGAAGGAAGAGGCCGATATGGAGAACCAAGAGGCAACCCACTTCATTTTTTGGGGATCAGTCACGCAGAATTACGCAAAGGAAAGATTTTACGCGAATGGGTTTTGCTGGATGAACTGGCAATTTGGCAGCAAATTTTTTCTAAATTTTGA